From the genome of Corallococcus macrosporus DSM 14697:
AGTAGCCCGAGTTGTTGTACGCGTACTTCGTCCCGGGCTCGAACTCCAGGTCGTCGCTGCACGCCTTCTTCACGAACGCCGCGACGCTCTCGAAGCCGTCCGCGTCCTTCATGATGGCGGGCTTCGAGGTGTAGCTGGGGATGCCGGAGGTGTGGTTCAGCAGGTGGGTGAGGGTGACGCGGTCGCCGGTGTCCTTCCGGTAGTCCGGCAGGTGCTTCGTGATGGGGTCGTCCAGTTGGAGCTTCCCCTCGGCGGCGAGCTGCAGGATGACGGTGGCGGTGAAGGACTTGGTGATGGAGCCGATGCGGAACTTCGTGTCCGGCGCGTTGGGCACCTTCCACTCGAGGTTCGCCGCGCCGTAGCCCTTCTTCAGCAGGATGCCGCGCTCGTTGGCCACGAGCACCGTGCCGTTGAACAGGCCCTTCTGGTGGAACCCGCTGATGTACCGGTCCACCTCCTGCTTCACGTTCGCCGCCTCCGCCAGCGGCGCCACCAACACCCATGCCATCACGACGCCCGTGAGGCGCCAGCGCAGCCCGTTCATTCGTTCCTCCCCGTCATCCCGTGCGGTACGTCGAGGTGCGCGGACGATTGCACCCGATTCCACGAAGGGGGTCCAATACGGGGGGCTCAGTCCTTCACGGGGGGCGCCTCGCGCGTCATCTCCACCATGGTGGGGCGCCAGCCCAGCTTCGCGAACAGCCGCTGCGCATCCTGGTTCTTCGCGGCGGTGTGGAGGACGACGCGCGGCACGCCCAGGGCCGTCAGGCGCTTCATCATCTCCTCCGCGAGCAGCGCGCCCACGCCCGCGCCGCGGGCCTTCTCCTCCACCCAGAGGTCATGGAAGCCGCCGCTGCGGTCCAGCAGGGCATTCCAGTCCACGGCCTCGACGCGGCCGTAGGCGTAGCCCACCACCTCGCCGTCCAGCTCGGCGACGAGGACGACGGCGTCGGCCTTCTTCGCCTCGCGTCCCAGCCACCAGCGGTAGCCCGACTCCACGTCGTCAGGGAGCATGAAACGCGCGGCGTCGAAGGCGTGGTGCCGCCGGGCCAGCGCGGCCCCCATGCGCCCCAGGGCGGGTTCATCCGAGGGCCTGGCGGGACGGAGGGTGACGGGCATGGCGGCTCCAGAGCGAGAGAGGGGCCCTTCCTATAACGGGCTTGCTCACCGAGCGATGGCCTCGTCGGAATGCGCGGCTTGGCGGCGTGGCCACGAGACAACACTGTTGGAGAGGAAGGGCGTCCGGGAACCGTTGGTGGACGGGAGGCACGCCAACGGGGAGGGCGCCTCGTTGCCTCCTTGCACTGGACGCGACCCTCCCATGGACCACCTGGAAGACAGCACCTGGATGTCCATGCCGCTCGCCAGGGAGGGCGGGCCGCGGTTCGAAGGGCGCATGCGTTCGGACGAAGAGGGCGGCAGTCCGCTCGGCATCCTGGAGGCGGTGTTCCTCAGCATGGGGGACGGCGTAGCGGTGGTGGACCGTCACGGCCGCTTCGTCCTCCTCAACCCCATGGCCCAGCAGATTTTCGGCGCCCTGCCACCGGCCGACCTGCCGCTGTCCCAGTGGTCGAGGTACTTCGGAATCTACCTTCCCGACACCGTCACGCCCCACCCCGTCGAGCGGCTGCCGCTCAGCCTCGCCCTGCTGCGCGGCGAGGCCGTGGACCAGGCGGAGGTCTTCGTGCGCAACCAGCGCCACCCCAACGGGCTGTGGCTGCTGGTGGGCGCCCGCGTGCTCACGGACGCGGAGGGTGAGATGTATGGCGCCGTGTCCGTGTTCCGGGACATCACCGCCATCAAGCAGACGGAGGCGGCGCTCCGCGCGGAGGAGGAGAAGTTCCGCAGCCTCTACAAGAACACGCCCGCGATGATGCACTCCATCGACGCGGAGGGCCGGCTCGTCAGCGTCAGCGAGTACTGGCTGCGCACGCTGGGGTATTCACGCGAGGAGGTCCTGGGCCGCCGCTCCGTGGACTTCTTCACGCCGGAGTCCCGCCGCTACGCGAGCGAACACGTCCTGCCGGAGTTCTTCCAGACGGGCGCGTG
Proteins encoded in this window:
- a CDS encoding GNAT family N-acetyltransferase; amino-acid sequence: MPVTLRPARPSDEPALGRMGAALARRHHAFDAARFMLPDDVESGYRWWLGREAKKADAVVLVAELDGEVVGYAYGRVEAVDWNALLDRSGGFHDLWVEEKARGAGVGALLAEEMMKRLTALGVPRVVLHTAAKNQDAQRLFAKLGWRPTMVEMTREAPPVKD